One window of the Methylovirgula sp. HY1 genome contains the following:
- a CDS encoding cation diffusion facilitator family transporter yields the protein MTPTDAHQSKQRVALASIGASAALTLAKLVAGVLSGSLALLSEAGHNLVDTGITIVTFFAVRVAGKPADAEHPYGHGKVESVAALIETGFLFALSTYILAEAIQRLTVKPVEIHANALAVGVLVVSILVDLSRWFTLSRVAKATKSDALAADVLHFSSDIIGSALALAGLVAASLGYPQGDAVAALAVAMFIAVVGYRLGRRTFDTLIDTAPKGLTEDVRAIAERIPGVNAVDQLRLRPAGADVIGDINISVPRTLPLEKVAMIKEAVRTAVAAVHPEVALTVTTQPIALDDESVRECLLLIGARRHRTIHNIIVQEVDGRMSVGFDIEIDGQMRLGQAHEIASMIEADARTELGPDIEVDSHIEPLEPRELPGQDAPVATRNAIAAALSEFASAPIVDVHSVRVRETPAGLVVNYHCRADPDLSVDKVHLAVDELERKVTAGFPAILRIIGHAEPLRRAVIRRHG from the coding sequence TTGACTCCTACGGATGCCCATCAGAGCAAGCAAAGGGTAGCGCTCGCATCGATCGGCGCGAGCGCCGCTCTGACGCTCGCCAAGCTCGTTGCCGGCGTGCTCTCGGGCTCGCTGGCGCTTTTGTCCGAGGCCGGCCACAACCTCGTCGACACGGGCATAACCATTGTCACATTTTTCGCCGTCCGCGTCGCCGGCAAGCCGGCGGATGCGGAACATCCCTATGGGCACGGCAAAGTTGAATCCGTCGCCGCTCTGATCGAGACCGGCTTTCTCTTCGCGCTGTCCACCTATATTCTCGCCGAGGCCATCCAGCGTCTGACGGTCAAGCCGGTGGAAATTCACGCCAATGCGCTGGCCGTCGGCGTTCTCGTCGTCTCGATTCTCGTCGATCTTTCCCGCTGGTTCACCCTTTCGCGGGTTGCCAAAGCGACGAAGAGCGACGCCTTGGCCGCCGATGTGCTGCATTTTTCCTCCGACATCATCGGTTCCGCTCTCGCACTTGCCGGCCTTGTCGCGGCGAGTCTCGGTTATCCGCAGGGCGACGCCGTCGCCGCGCTCGCCGTCGCCATGTTCATCGCCGTCGTCGGCTACCGGCTCGGGCGGCGCACCTTCGACACGTTGATCGATACGGCGCCCAAGGGCCTGACCGAGGATGTGCGGGCGATCGCCGAGCGCATTCCTGGCGTTAACGCCGTGGATCAGCTCAGATTGCGCCCGGCCGGTGCCGATGTCATCGGCGACATCAACATCAGCGTCCCGCGCACCTTGCCGCTCGAAAAAGTCGCCATGATCAAAGAGGCTGTCCGCACGGCTGTGGCAGCCGTGCATCCCGAGGTAGCCTTGACCGTGACGACGCAGCCGATCGCGCTCGATGACGAGAGCGTGCGCGAATGCCTTCTGCTCATCGGTGCCAGACGCCATAGGACGATCCACAATATCATCGTCCAGGAAGTCGACGGCCGCATGTCGGTCGGTTTCGACATCGAGATCGACGGCCAGATGCGGCTCGGCCAGGCGCATGAAATCGCGTCGATGATCGAGGCTGATGCCCGCACCGAGCTCGGCCCCGACATAGAGGTCGACAGCCATATCGAACCACTGGAACCACGCGAATTGCCCGGCCAAGACGCCCCGGTGGCGACGCGCAATGCCATCGCCGCGGCACTTTCCGAATTCGCCAGCGCCCCGATCGTCGACGTTCACAGCGTCAGAGTTCGTGAAACGCCGGCTGGCCTCGTCGTCAATTACCATTGCCGCGCCGATCCCGATCTCAGCGTCGACAAGGTGCATCTCGCCGTCGATGAACTCGAACGCAAGGTGACCGCCGGTTTCCCTGCAATATTGCGCATCATCGGCCATGCTGAACCCTTGCGCCGCGCGGTGATCCGCCGGCACGGCTGA
- a CDS encoding VOC family protein: MEYLHTMIRVSDLDQSLDFYCHKLGLVEVRRIESEIGRYTLVYLAAPGDVDRAIEFKTPMVELTFNWEPETYAGGRNFGHLAFGVEDIYATCDRLMEAGVTINRPPRDGYMAFVRSPDNISIEILQKGEPKPAREPWASMPNTGVW; encoded by the coding sequence TTGGAATATCTGCACACGATGATCCGTGTTTCGGATCTGGACCAGTCTCTCGATTTCTATTGCCATAAATTGGGCCTTGTGGAGGTCCGGCGGATCGAGAGCGAAATCGGCCGTTACACCCTCGTGTATCTTGCCGCGCCCGGCGACGTCGATCGGGCCATAGAGTTCAAGACGCCGATGGTCGAACTGACTTTCAACTGGGAGCCGGAAACCTATGCCGGCGGGCGCAATTTCGGCCATCTCGCCTTTGGCGTGGAAGATATATATGCCACATGCGACAGGCTCATGGAGGCCGGGGTGACGATCAACCGGCCGCCGCGCGACGGCTATATGGCCTTCGTCCGTTCGCCTGACAATATCTCGATCGAGATCCTCCAGAAGGGTGAGCCGAAACCGGCGCGGGAGCCCTGGGCCTCCATGCCGAATACGGGGGTGTGGTGA
- a CDS encoding DUF934 domain-containing protein, with translation MALFMDGAFVSDPWRCLDSCEELPSNGQILMSPADWHRRAPLRSSAALSNVAFGLTLDPDDPIEDIAPDLQHIALVAITFPKFTDGRGYSMAQLIRGRFGFTGELRATGDVLFDQLQLMARCGFNAFEITDAVTIALLTSGRRPDFHHFYQPGAGHEVPVGTRPWARRPGE, from the coding sequence ATGGCCTTGTTCATGGACGGCGCGTTCGTGTCGGACCCTTGGCGTTGTCTCGATTCATGCGAAGAGCTGCCGAGCAATGGCCAAATTCTCATGTCGCCGGCAGATTGGCATCGCCGCGCACCGTTGCGTTCGTCAGCCGCGCTCTCGAATGTCGCCTTCGGCCTGACGCTCGATCCGGACGATCCGATCGAGGACATCGCGCCGGATTTGCAACATATTGCGCTGGTCGCCATCACGTTTCCAAAATTCACCGACGGCCGCGGCTATTCCATGGCGCAACTCATCCGTGGCCGCTTCGGCTTCACCGGAGAATTGCGCGCGACGGGAGACGTGCTGTTCGATCAACTTCAATTGATGGCGCGCTGCGGCTTCAATGCCTTCGAAATCACGGATGCCGTGACGATCGCGCTGCTGACATCCGGCCGGCGGCCGGATTTTCATCATTTCTATCAGCCGGGCGCCGGGCATGAAGTGCCAGTCGGGACGCGGCCTTGGGCACGCCGGCCAGGGGAATGA
- a CDS encoding DedA family protein: MTWSAALPGGRLFETYIQPFIIHHGYWAVFLVVMLESTGVPLPGESALLLAAAYAGATGHLNIAYVILSAIGGAVVGDNFGYWVGRTVGARLLQRYGRFVGLTPSRLRLGEYLFERHGGKIVFIGRFIAVLRVFAALLAGLNKYDWRPFWAFNAAGAVTWAVVMGTGAYLFGDAMNRVSGPLGLVGFGIVVAGIVIFWFVLRREERKWEERLTAAALCGKGSEASSDRRRDAS; encoded by the coding sequence GTGACTTGGTCCGCAGCTCTGCCGGGAGGTCGTTTGTTCGAAACCTATATCCAGCCGTTCATCATACATCATGGCTATTGGGCGGTGTTTCTGGTCGTCATGCTCGAAAGCACGGGCGTGCCATTGCCGGGTGAGAGCGCGCTGTTGCTTGCCGCCGCCTATGCCGGGGCGACCGGCCATCTCAACATTGCTTATGTGATTCTGTCGGCCATTGGCGGCGCCGTCGTCGGCGATAATTTCGGCTATTGGGTCGGCCGTACTGTCGGCGCCAGACTTCTCCAGCGCTATGGTCGCTTCGTCGGCTTGACGCCCAGCCGGTTGCGGCTCGGCGAATATTTATTCGAACGGCATGGCGGCAAGATCGTCTTTATCGGCCGCTTCATTGCTGTTTTGCGTGTGTTCGCCGCGCTGCTTGCCGGATTGAACAAATATGACTGGCGGCCTTTTTGGGCCTTCAATGCCGCTGGCGCTGTGACCTGGGCGGTGGTCATGGGAACCGGCGCCTATCTGTTCGGCGATGCGATGAACCGCGTGAGCGGCCCGCTCGGACTCGTGGGATTTGGAATCGTGGTCGCGGGCATTGTGATCTTCTGGTTCGTCCTGCGGCGGGAGGAGAGGAAATGGGAGGAACGGCTGACCGCCGCTGCCTTATGTGGAAAGGGAAGCGAAGCTAGCAGCGATCGACGTCGCGATGCATCGTGA
- a CDS encoding phosphoadenylyl-sulfate reductase, with product MSAHDVTLFGDQVAATRLSAKFAAFDAQKLLRLAIEDLFPGRIALVSSFGADSVVLLHMIATIDKALPVVFVDTLQLFPETLAYRDALTAQLGLTGIVTVTPDKTLLAETDPENFLWARDPDRCCEIRKVIPLAKALNGYEAWITGRKQFQAATRTALPLFEAEGERVKVNPLAGWTQSRLDAYVEAHGLPRHELVKKNYLSIGCIPCTSPVKPGEDARAGRWRGQGKTECGIHGQTLDAGSDI from the coding sequence ATGAGCGCGCATGACGTCACCCTCTTCGGCGATCAGGTCGCGGCAACGCGCCTGTCGGCCAAATTCGCGGCTTTCGATGCGCAGAAGCTTCTGCGCCTCGCCATTGAAGATCTGTTTCCCGGGCGGATTGCGCTCGTATCGAGCTTCGGCGCCGATTCTGTGGTGCTGCTTCATATGATTGCGACGATCGACAAGGCCCTGCCCGTCGTCTTTGTCGACACGTTGCAGCTCTTTCCGGAAACGCTCGCCTATCGCGACGCTTTGACGGCGCAATTGGGTCTGACCGGCATCGTCACCGTGACACCCGACAAGACCCTCCTCGCCGAAACAGATCCCGAGAATTTTCTCTGGGCACGCGATCCGGACCGCTGCTGCGAGATCCGTAAGGTCATCCCCCTAGCCAAGGCGCTCAATGGTTATGAGGCCTGGATCACCGGCCGCAAGCAATTTCAGGCCGCGACCCGCACCGCGCTTCCCTTGTTCGAAGCGGAAGGCGAACGCGTCAAAGTCAATCCGCTAGCCGGATGGACGCAAAGCCGGCTCGACGCTTATGTGGAAGCGCATGGCTTGCCGCGGCACGAACTCGTGAAGAAGAATTATCTTTCAATCGGCTGTATTCCTTGCACCTCACCGGTCAAGCCCGGCGAAGACGCCCGCGCCGGACGTTGGCGCGGCCAGGGCAAGACCGAATGCGGCATCCACGGCCAAACGCTCGACGCAGGATCGGATATCTAA
- a CDS encoding class II aldolase/adducin family protein — translation MNEAQLRDTLVENCRVLERLNVNQGTSGNLSVRCGSSMLITPSAVPYDQLTPAMIAKMPLNKDYGSWVGPLPPSSEWRIHLDILRAKPDIGAVIHTHALHATTLSLLHKPIPAVHYMIAAFGGPTIRCTKYAPFGSQELSEIVLEGLVDRHGVLLGQHGMVVTGQDIGQALWRAVELETLAKMYLLALGVGSPFVLSDDEIARTVEKFKTYGYQPEKLAAAKKNAKGSGGKSPAKPEKKRKGAKSADKPPAVPKRSGKK, via the coding sequence ATGAATGAAGCACAACTTCGCGACACCCTTGTCGAAAATTGTCGGGTGCTCGAGCGGCTGAATGTTAACCAAGGAACCTCCGGCAATCTCTCCGTGCGCTGTGGCTCCAGCATGCTGATCACGCCGAGCGCGGTGCCTTATGATCAACTGACGCCAGCGATGATCGCCAAAATGCCCCTCAACAAGGATTATGGTTCCTGGGTCGGGCCTCTCCCGCCGTCGAGCGAGTGGCGGATACATCTCGACATTCTGCGAGCGAAACCCGACATCGGCGCCGTCATCCATACGCATGCGCTTCATGCGACAACGCTTTCGCTCCTGCACAAGCCAATTCCCGCAGTGCACTACATGATCGCCGCGTTCGGCGGGCCAACGATCCGCTGCACCAAATACGCGCCTTTCGGCAGCCAGGAATTGTCCGAAATCGTCCTCGAGGGCCTCGTCGACAGACACGGAGTGCTGCTCGGCCAGCATGGCATGGTCGTCACGGGCCAGGATATCGGTCAGGCGCTTTGGCGCGCGGTGGAACTCGAAACGCTCGCAAAAATGTATCTGCTCGCACTCGGCGTCGGCAGTCCCTTCGTCCTGTCCGATGATGAAATCGCGCGGACCGTCGAAAAATTTAAGACTTACGGCTATCAGCCGGAAAAACTTGCCGCTGCGAAGAAAAACGCCAAGGGCTCAGGCGGCAAAAGCCCGGCCAAACCCGAGAAAAAGCGCAAGGGAGCTAAATCGGCCGACAAGCCCCCCGCGGTCCCAAAGCGCTCCGGGAAGAAATAG
- a CDS encoding beta-propeller fold lactonase family protein — translation MTGGGMRSRRRSIDKAGGIGSAVAVGAGLWLGVATLVQPRLALADEAFTTDQTASAVSVLDLTTKKLVATIPVPGKPAGIAMAPDGRYAYVTSPEGRDVSVIDTAARRVLRKIAVGEDPLGIGIDPSGTFVYVADFDIPYLYKVDVQKGVVVGKAKVGNSPCGVAVTPDGKEIVVADRNDDKISILDAASFKEIATVAVGKHPFGVTIDAQGKRVYSADVMSNQVSVIDLATRKRIGIVKTGMHPYVVALGKTYGFSTDELSGTVTVFDLATLKLVKRINVGDYPEGIELSPDGKRVYVVNWFSNDVWAIDPKTLEVVAKMKVGDGPRAFGTFIRKTP, via the coding sequence TTGACTGGCGGCGGCATGCGCAGCCGGCGGCGCAGCATCGATAAGGCCGGCGGCATCGGTTCCGCCGTTGCTGTCGGCGCGGGCCTCTGGCTCGGGGTTGCAACGCTCGTCCAGCCGCGTCTTGCCTTGGCGGATGAGGCCTTCACCACAGATCAGACCGCCAGTGCTGTCAGCGTTCTCGATCTGACGACGAAAAAGCTCGTGGCGACCATTCCGGTTCCCGGCAAGCCGGCCGGGATCGCGATGGCGCCGGATGGACGCTATGCCTATGTGACGAGTCCGGAAGGCCGCGACGTTTCGGTGATCGATACGGCGGCGCGCCGGGTTCTGCGCAAGATTGCGGTCGGGGAGGATCCGCTCGGGATCGGCATCGATCCGAGCGGCACATTCGTCTATGTCGCCGACTTCGATATTCCCTATCTCTATAAGGTCGACGTTCAAAAAGGCGTTGTCGTCGGCAAGGCCAAGGTCGGCAATTCGCCCTGCGGTGTCGCGGTGACGCCGGACGGCAAGGAGATCGTCGTTGCCGATCGCAACGACGACAAGATCTCGATCCTCGATGCTGCGAGCTTCAAGGAAATCGCGACGGTCGCCGTCGGCAAACATCCTTTTGGCGTGACGATCGATGCGCAAGGCAAGCGCGTCTATAGCGCCGATGTGATGAGCAATCAGGTCTCGGTGATCGATCTCGCGACGCGCAAGCGCATCGGGATCGTGAAGACGGGCATGCATCCTTATGTCGTCGCGCTCGGTAAGACCTATGGCTTTTCGACGGATGAATTGAGCGGCACGGTCACAGTCTTCGATCTCGCGACGCTGAAACTCGTCAAGCGGATCAATGTCGGCGACTACCCGGAAGGGATTGAACTCAGCCCCGACGGCAAGCGCGTCTATGTCGTCAATTGGTTTTCGAACGATGTCTGGGCGATCGATCCGAAGACGCTGGAAGTCGTCGCGAAAATGAAGGTCGGCGATGGTCCGCGCGCATTCGGGACTTTCATCCGCAAGACGCCATAG
- the rimO gene encoding 30S ribosomal protein S12 methylthiotransferase RimO, which translates to MIKLSTSAPALSAQPPKISFVSLGCPKALVDSERIVTRLRAEGYELVKTHAGADAVIVNTCGFLDSAKAESLAAIGAALDDNGKVIVTGCMGAEAEKIRAAYPNVFSVTGPQAYESVMAAVHEAIAPAHDPFSDLLPPQGIKLTPRHYAYLKISEGCSNRCSFCIIPHLRGDLVSRPAGEVLREAEQLVAGGVKEILVISQDTGAYGRDLSYAESRFGERQVRAKFIDLMREFGNLGAWVRLHYVYPYPHIDEVLPLMAEGKILPYLDIPFQHASPNVLRAMKRPGDQEKTLERIKAWRAICPDLVLRSTFIVGFPGESEEDFTMLLDWLGEARLDRVGAFKYEPVEGAAANDLGLPAVPREVQENRYRRFMERQQAISAQRLKQKIGRHMPVLIDQAGPRKAIGRSKGDAPDIDGKVHVTSHRPLRVGDIVSVKISAADSYDLFGTAV; encoded by the coding sequence ATGATAAAATTGTCGACTTCCGCTCCGGCGCTTTCCGCTCAACCGCCAAAAATTTCGTTCGTTTCGCTCGGCTGCCCGAAGGCTCTCGTCGATAGCGAACGGATCGTTACGCGGCTACGAGCCGAAGGCTACGAGCTCGTCAAGACACACGCCGGCGCCGACGCCGTGATCGTCAACACTTGCGGCTTTCTCGATAGCGCCAAGGCCGAATCGCTTGCCGCCATCGGTGCGGCTCTCGACGACAACGGCAAAGTCATCGTCACCGGCTGCATGGGCGCCGAAGCCGAAAAGATTCGCGCCGCTTATCCGAATGTTTTTTCGGTCACGGGGCCGCAAGCCTATGAGAGCGTCATGGCTGCCGTGCATGAGGCCATTGCGCCGGCCCATGATCCCTTCAGCGATCTCCTGCCGCCGCAGGGAATCAAGCTCACGCCACGCCATTACGCCTATCTAAAAATCTCGGAGGGCTGCAGCAATCGGTGCTCCTTCTGCATTATCCCGCACTTGCGCGGCGATCTCGTCTCGCGGCCCGCTGGCGAGGTTCTGCGCGAGGCGGAACAGCTCGTCGCCGGCGGGGTCAAGGAAATCCTCGTCATCTCACAGGACACCGGCGCCTATGGCCGCGACCTTTCCTATGCTGAAAGCCGGTTTGGCGAGCGCCAGGTCCGCGCCAAATTCATCGACCTCATGCGCGAGTTCGGCAATCTAGGCGCATGGGTGCGCCTGCATTACGTCTACCCCTATCCCCATATCGACGAGGTCCTGCCGCTGATGGCGGAGGGCAAGATTCTGCCCTATCTCGACATCCCGTTCCAACACGCGAGTCCGAACGTGCTGCGGGCGATGAAACGGCCCGGTGATCAGGAAAAGACGCTGGAGCGAATCAAAGCCTGGCGCGCGATTTGTCCCGATCTCGTGCTACGTTCGACCTTCATCGTCGGTTTCCCCGGCGAGAGCGAAGAAGACTTCACCATGCTGCTCGACTGGCTCGGCGAAGCGCGTCTCGACCGCGTCGGTGCCTTCAAATATGAGCCCGTCGAAGGCGCCGCGGCCAATGATCTCGGATTGCCGGCTGTCCCACGCGAGGTGCAAGAGAATCGCTATCGCCGCTTCATGGAACGCCAGCAGGCGATCAGCGCGCAACGCCTGAAACAGAAAATCGGCCGACATATGCCGGTCCTCATCGATCAAGCGGGACCGCGCAAAGCCATCGGCCGCAGCAAGGGCGATGCTCCCGACATCGACGGGAAGGTGCATGTTACGAGCCACCGACCTTTGCGTGTCGGCGATATCGTATCCGTAAAAATCAGTGCCGCGGATTCCTATGATCTGTTCGGCACCGCCGTGTGA
- a CDS encoding DUF2849 domain-containing protein, producing MQQIISANRLTDGLVVYLGAYGEWVTDIAAATVFDTEEGRESAKAKAQHALTANFIIDPLVVDIADGGGARRATTLRNTIRAQGPTINFRTSSPAAESARG from the coding sequence ATGCAGCAGATTATCTCCGCCAACCGTCTGACGGACGGACTCGTTGTCTATCTTGGCGCCTATGGCGAATGGGTAACCGATATTGCCGCGGCGACCGTTTTCGATACCGAAGAGGGCCGCGAATCGGCTAAGGCGAAAGCCCAGCATGCGTTGACAGCCAATTTCATCATCGACCCGCTGGTCGTCGACATCGCCGACGGCGGCGGCGCACGCCGCGCCACCACCCTGCGCAACACGATCCGCGCGCAGGGTCCGACGATCAATTTCCGAACCTCTTCACCGGCGGCCGAATCCGCGCGGGGGTGA
- a CDS encoding nitrite/sulfite reductase — MYRYDEFDAGFVAERVCQFEDQVARRLSGELTEDQFKPLRLMNGVYLQLHAYMLRIAVPYGTLSPRQLRKLAFIARRYDKGYGHFTTRQNIQFNWPALADCPAILRELAEVEMHAIQTSGNCIRNVTADHFAGAAADEIEDPRPYAEILRQWSSLHPEYSFLPRKFKIAVNGALADRAALQVHDIGYQIVKNAAGEIGFAVYLGGGQGRTPMVAHKIRDFLPKADLLAYTNAILRVYNLEGRRDNKFKARIKILVHEKGAEAMRAAVEEEFRREAASVLALPQAEIQRIGAYFAPPALPAKAATSLTVDQRRIADPNFGRFVAQNVAPHKVPGYGIVTISLKPIGGIPGDATAEQMEAVAAIAETFGHDEICVSHEQNLVLPHVALDDLPIVFDKLVEAELATANIGLVTDIISCPGLDYCALATARSIPIAQRISERFRGPERAAEIGELKINISGCINACGHHHVGHIGILGLDKGGVETYQITLGGSADESCALGELTGPGFSTEEIVDSIETVVDTYLKLRVNKEEDFLSAYRRVGMAPFKEALYERA, encoded by the coding sequence ATGTATCGCTATGACGAATTCGACGCCGGCTTCGTCGCCGAGCGCGTGTGCCAATTCGAGGATCAAGTCGCACGCCGCCTGTCGGGCGAGCTGACCGAGGATCAGTTCAAGCCGCTGCGGCTGATGAACGGCGTCTATCTGCAATTGCATGCCTATATGCTGCGGATCGCAGTGCCTTATGGGACTCTGTCGCCGCGGCAATTGCGCAAGCTCGCCTTCATCGCCCGCCGTTATGACAAAGGCTACGGCCATTTCACGACGCGGCAGAACATTCAGTTCAACTGGCCGGCACTGGCCGATTGTCCGGCCATTTTGAGAGAACTCGCCGAAGTCGAAATGCACGCCATCCAGACCTCAGGCAATTGCATTCGCAATGTCACGGCCGACCATTTCGCCGGCGCCGCCGCCGACGAGATCGAAGATCCGCGACCCTATGCCGAAATCCTGCGGCAATGGTCTTCGCTCCATCCCGAATATTCGTTTCTGCCGCGCAAGTTCAAGATCGCCGTGAATGGCGCGCTTGCGGACCGCGCCGCTCTGCAAGTCCATGACATCGGCTATCAGATCGTCAAAAACGCAGCGGGCGAAATCGGCTTTGCCGTCTATCTCGGCGGCGGCCAGGGCCGCACGCCGATGGTGGCTCATAAGATCCGCGATTTCTTGCCAAAGGCGGATCTGCTCGCCTACACGAATGCCATTTTGCGCGTCTATAATCTCGAAGGTCGCCGCGACAACAAGTTTAAGGCGCGCATCAAGATCCTCGTGCATGAGAAGGGCGCGGAGGCCATGCGCGCCGCGGTCGAAGAAGAATTCCGCCGCGAGGCGGCGAGCGTGCTCGCCCTGCCGCAAGCGGAAATCCAGCGCATCGGTGCCTATTTCGCGCCCCCGGCCCTGCCGGCAAAGGCGGCAACGTCATTGACCGTCGATCAGCGCCGCATCGCCGATCCCAATTTCGGCCGCTTCGTCGCTCAAAATGTCGCGCCGCATAAAGTGCCGGGCTATGGGATCGTGACCATATCGCTCAAGCCGATCGGCGGCATTCCGGGCGATGCTACGGCCGAACAGATGGAAGCCGTCGCCGCGATCGCCGAAACCTTTGGACATGACGAAATCTGCGTCTCTCACGAGCAAAATCTCGTGCTGCCGCATGTCGCCCTCGACGATCTCCCAATCGTCTTCGACAAGCTTGTGGAAGCAGAACTCGCGACCGCCAATATCGGCCTCGTCACCGATATCATCTCCTGCCCGGGCCTCGATTATTGCGCTTTGGCGACGGCGCGGTCGATTCCGATCGCGCAGCGCATATCGGAGCGTTTCCGCGGCCCAGAACGCGCCGCCGAGATCGGCGAACTCAAGATCAATATTTCCGGCTGTATCAATGCCTGCGGCCACCATCATGTCGGCCATATCGGCATTCTTGGCCTCGATAAGGGTGGCGTCGAAACCTATCAGATCACGCTCGGCGGCTCGGCCGATGAGTCCTGCGCGCTTGGCGAACTGACCGGGCCTGGATTTTCGACCGAAGAAATCGTCGATTCGATCGAGACCGTCGTCGACACTTATTTGAAGCTGCGGGTGAATAAGGAAGAGGATTTTCTTTCGGCCTATCGCCGCGTCGGCATGGCTCCCTTCAAGGAAGCGCTCTATGAGCGCGCATGA
- a CDS encoding MFS transporter — MFLELLRSRRFAPLFWCQFFSAFNDNFVRNMLAMLLLFRLGGRESGTLITLAIGIFMLPSILLSALGGEIADAHDKAYVIRRLKAAEILVQMIAAAGFWFASLPLLYMALCGLGVIAALFGPIKYGILPDQLERHELVAGNALVEAATFLAILLGLVAGALATRTTIAPIFVVLQLMAIALACYATSWLIPATAVAAPHLKIKANVLASTAAWLGDLRQAHFLWRTGLALSWFWLTGAVALSLVPVAVRDATGGGIEVEAAISALFALGIGAGSLAAAFFARGRILLKPTPLAALGMAFFLIEIGVATHGLGVPAAGHTTGLAAFFASAEGLRIAVDVTGLAAAGGAYVVPLFAAVQAEAPDERRARIIAAINILNAIFMVAGTIATAVLQSRLVGLSEPLLLIGLGLTNIGAAAYVQREIVPHKLA; from the coding sequence TTGTTCCTCGAGCTTTTGCGCAGCCGCCGTTTCGCGCCGCTCTTCTGGTGCCAGTTTTTCTCCGCCTTCAACGATAATTTCGTCCGCAACATGCTCGCCATGCTGCTTTTGTTTCGGCTCGGCGGACGCGAGTCCGGAACTTTGATCACCCTCGCCATCGGCATTTTCATGCTGCCCTCGATCCTCCTTTCGGCACTCGGAGGCGAGATCGCCGACGCGCATGACAAAGCCTATGTGATCCGCCGGCTGAAGGCGGCCGAGATCCTGGTTCAGATGATCGCCGCGGCGGGCTTCTGGTTTGCGTCGCTGCCGCTTCTCTATATGGCGCTGTGTGGATTGGGCGTGATCGCGGCGCTGTTTGGCCCGATCAAATATGGCATTCTGCCCGATCAACTGGAGCGCCATGAACTCGTCGCCGGCAATGCGCTCGTCGAGGCGGCGACCTTTCTCGCCATTCTTCTCGGCCTCGTCGCGGGCGCCTTGGCCACAAGAACGACGATCGCGCCGATTTTTGTGGTTTTACAGCTCATGGCGATTGCTCTCGCTTGTTACGCCACGAGCTGGCTCATTCCGGCAACTGCCGTCGCCGCCCCGCATCTCAAGATCAAAGCGAATGTCCTGGCTTCGACCGCGGCATGGCTCGGCGATCTCAGGCAAGCGCATTTTCTCTGGCGCACGGGTCTGGCGCTTTCCTGGTTCTGGCTGACCGGCGCTGTCGCACTTTCGCTGGTGCCGGTCGCCGTCCGCGATGCAACGGGCGGCGGGATCGAGGTCGAAGCCGCGATCAGCGCGCTGTTCGCCCTTGGCATTGGCGCCGGCTCGCTCGCCGCGGCATTTTTCGCGCGCGGGCGGATTCTCTTGAAGCCGACGCCACTCGCAGCGCTGGGCATGGCCTTCTTTCTCATCGAGATCGGCGTCGCGACGCATGGTCTGGGTGTGCCGGCCGCAGGCCATACGACAGGGCTCGCCGCTTTCTTCGCCAGCGCCGAGGGCCTGCGCATTGCCGTGGACGTCACCGGCCTCGCCGCGGCCGGCGGCGCCTATGTCGTGCCGCTGTTTGCCGCCGTTCAAGCCGAAGCGCCGGACGAACGACGCGCGAGAATCATCGCGGCGATCAATATTCTGAATGCGATTTTCATGGTCGCCGGCACGATCGCCACGGCGGTGCTGCAGAGCCGCCTCGTCGGCCTTTCAGAGCCGCTGCTCCTGATCGGCCTCGGTCTGACCAACATCGGCGCCGCCGCCTATGTGCAGCGCGAAATCGTGCCGCACAAGCTCGCCTAG